The genomic interval TCCGGGCGCACCCTCTTCGTCAGGTAGATCACCCCGGGGTATGGCTCGTAGCCGCACGCGGCGAAGGCATCCCGGGACCCCTCGTTCCGGCCCTCGACGAGGCAGGCGTAAATTTCGAGCCCCCGCGAGGCGAGCCATTCCTCGGCCGCCCCGATGAGCCTGCGCGCCAGCCCCTTGCGCCTTTCGGCCGGGGCCACGGCCAGCCGGTTTATCCATCCCTTCCGCCCGTCGTGGCTGGCCAGAACGCTCCCCAGGAGTTCCCCGTCCCGGAACAGACCGAAAAAGGCGACCATGCCCTGTGTGAGCTGCCGCTCGAAGGCGGAACGCGAGTCACGTCCGCGGGGCTTGTGCTCGAGTCCGGCCGCGGTCCACAGGGAGACGAGGCGGTAGTAATCGGCCGTCTCGAGCCTCCTCTCCGTCATCCGATCCGACGGGGCAGCCATCGAAAACCGACCTCGTGTTTACGGGTTACGGGTTACGGCTTCGCCGCCTGAGGATTTCAAGAAAACGTAGCGCTTGTCCGAGTCCACGGCGAGGCAGCCGGAGTCCTTGAGCTCCTTTACGTACCGACAAACGGTCTCCCGGCTGCACCCGGCCATGTCCGCCAGCTCCTGGTGGGTGAGGGCCACGGCGAGGCGAACGCCGCGGTGGTCCTGAACCCCGTGGACGTCGCGCAGCTTGATGAACATGGACTCGATTTTCTCCCGGCTGGATTTGAACGTGAGGTCTTCGATCTGAGAATCGGCCGCCCGCAGGCGTCGGGAGAGAACGCGGATAATCTTGACCGCTATCGGCGGTATCTCTTCCAGAATCCGAAGAAAGTCGTTCTTGTGCAGGGTGAGGATGGAGACTTCGCCCATCGTCTCCACGGTGGCGCTGCGCGGCATTTCGTCCAGGACACTGAGCTCACCGAAGAATGACCCGTCGGAGAGGATGTCGAGGATTTTCTCCCTCCCCTCCAGGCTCTGGCGGGTGACCTTGACTTGCCCCTTCTCGATGAGGTAGATGACGTCGCCCCGGTCGCCCTCCTTGATAACGGCGTAACCCTTTTTGTACCGGCGACGCTTGAGGAGCGGGTAAATCCGCTCCAACTCAGACTCCGACAGCTCGCTGAACAGGGGAATCCGCTTCAGATTGAACGAGGACGTCATCTTCG from bacterium carries:
- a CDS encoding GNAT family N-acetyltransferase, which codes for MTERRLETADYYRLVSLWTAAGLEHKPRGRDSRSAFERQLTQGMVAFFGLFRDGELLGSVLASHDGRKGWINRLAVAPAERRKGLARRLIGAAEEWLASRGLEIYACLVEGRNEGSRDAFAACGYEPYPGVIYLTKRVRPEV
- a CDS encoding Crp/Fnr family transcriptional regulator translates to MTSSFNLKRIPLFSELSESELERIYPLLKRRRYKKGYAVIKEGDRGDVIYLIEKGQVKVTRQSLEGREKILDILSDGSFFGELSVLDEMPRSATVETMGEVSILTLHKNDFLRILEEIPPIAVKIIRVLSRRLRAADSQIEDLTFKSSREKIESMFIKLRDVHGVQDHRGVRLAVALTHQELADMAGCSRETVCRYVKELKDSGCLAVDSDKRYVFLKSSGGEAVTRNP